In Petrotoga miotherma DSM 10691, one DNA window encodes the following:
- a CDS encoding ATP-binding cassette domain-containing protein — MAIKLVDLTKKYGDFTAVNNLNIEFEDNKLTILIGPSGCGKTTTLKMINRLIERTSGDILFNGKSIDDINSIQLRRSIGYVIQEIGLFPHMTVFDNIAVVPRLLKWTEEKIKKRVYDLLDLVNLEPDINAYKFPAQLSGGQRQRVGVARGLAADPDILLMDEPFGAIDPINRETLQDAFLEIQEKIKKTIIFVTHDIREAIKLGDKIAIFKDGELVQYDDTQNIVQNPKNDFVKDILGEDSQFKSLEFVKVSEGLYKDMQVFKIDEDLSKIKNTIQSKYPITIFVDKNNNYKGFIETKRLNRINDLSKLQSSLKKDHVTPKSSLYEALNKILSSSSTNIPVVTDKQKVIGVINLKAIFEQMSNKEEV; from the coding sequence ATGGCAATAAAATTAGTTGATCTCACAAAGAAGTATGGTGATTTCACCGCTGTAAATAATTTAAATATTGAATTTGAAGACAATAAATTAACTATTCTAATTGGTCCGTCTGGATGTGGCAAAACAACTACATTAAAGATGATCAATCGTTTGATTGAAAGAACATCGGGCGATATCCTCTTCAATGGAAAATCGATAGACGATATAAACTCTATACAATTGAGAAGAAGCATAGGTTACGTTATACAAGAAATTGGATTATTCCCTCATATGACTGTATTTGATAACATAGCTGTAGTTCCAAGGCTTTTGAAGTGGACGGAAGAAAAAATAAAAAAGCGGGTATATGATCTACTAGATTTAGTAAATCTTGAGCCAGATATTAATGCTTATAAGTTTCCAGCACAACTATCTGGAGGTCAAAGACAGAGAGTAGGAGTAGCAAGGGGACTTGCAGCTGATCCAGACATACTGCTCATGGATGAACCATTTGGTGCAATAGATCCTATAAATAGAGAAACATTACAAGATGCATTTCTTGAAATTCAAGAGAAGATCAAAAAGACTATTATATTTGTCACGCATGACATAAGGGAAGCTATTAAATTGGGTGATAAAATTGCAATCTTCAAAGATGGTGAATTAGTACAGTACGACGATACACAAAATATTGTTCAAAATCCAAAAAATGATTTTGTAAAGGATATATTAGGGGAAGATAGTCAATTCAAATCTTTGGAATTTGTTAAGGTTAGCGAAGGATTGTACAAAGATATGCAAGTCTTTAAAATTGATGAGGATCTTTCAAAGATTAAAAATACTATACAGAGTAAGTATCCTATCACAATATTTGTTGATAAAAATAACAATTATAAAGGTTTTATAGAAACTAAAAGATTGAACAGAATTAACGATTTATCTAAATTGCAAAGCTCTTTGAAAAAAGATCACGTTACCCCAAAATCAAGCCTTTATGAAGCCTTAAACAAAATACTAAGTTCTTCAAGTACAAATATCCCAGTGGTTACCGATAAACAAAAGGTAATAGGAGTGATCAACTTAAAAGCTATATTTGAACAAATGTCAAATAAAGAAGAGGTATGA
- a CDS encoding ABC transporter permease produces MEFFEYISSSSSIIIREFLNHLKIIGLSLPFSIGIGVPTGIFISRHPKAANIVIDIASILMTIPSLALFGIMVVILSPFGAGLGVTPAVIALIIYSLLPIIRNTLVAIQSLDPQMIEAAKGMGMTESQILFKIRLPLSIPTIMSGVRNAVVMGVGVATLGYFVASGGLGYFIFAGLSRSRYPMVITGVILVSILGVLANYLLLKFEDLITPKGLKIKDNE; encoded by the coding sequence GTGGAATTTTTTGAATATATTTCTAGTAGTTCAAGTATCATAATTAGAGAATTTCTAAATCACTTGAAAATTATAGGCTTATCTTTACCTTTTTCTATAGGTATAGGAGTACCAACAGGAATTTTCATATCGAGACATCCTAAAGCCGCAAACATAGTTATCGACATTGCCAGTATTCTGATGACTATTCCAAGTTTGGCGCTTTTTGGAATTATGGTTGTAATTTTGTCTCCTTTTGGAGCTGGCTTAGGGGTTACACCTGCCGTGATTGCTTTGATTATATACTCTTTACTTCCAATTATAAGAAATACATTGGTAGCTATTCAATCTCTTGACCCACAAATGATAGAGGCTGCAAAAGGAATGGGAATGACCGAATCTCAAATATTATTCAAAATCCGTTTACCTTTATCGATCCCTACTATTATGTCCGGGGTAAGAAATGCAGTAGTAATGGGAGTTGGAGTTGCTACTTTAGGATATTTTGTAGCTTCTGGAGGATTAGGATACTTTATTTTTGCTGGCTTAAGTAGGTCAAGGTATCCAATGGTAATAACAGGGGTAATATTGGTTTCAATTTTGGGTGTTTTGGCTAATTATCTTTTGCTAAAATTTGAGGATTTAATTACTCCCAAAGGTCTTAAAATAAAAGATAATGAATAA